Proteins co-encoded in one Quercus robur chromosome 8, dhQueRobu3.1, whole genome shotgun sequence genomic window:
- the LOC126697580 gene encoding uncharacterized protein At2g39795, mitochondrial-like produces the protein MAFTSILRKSASSLTTLASQLARGHGNYHCALFTAITHSSLSPLVPNLHYSSVSNKHSSDETLLPVIQSKIQCLRETDGHGRVEQIPSDFPFEIVDKPGLQTLTLKRKYQGEDIEVEVHMPDIFTGENNDHHDGNDNSEKPRLSILPLVVSVSKQMKPSRKERLGFYPYRLEYGDRCLEFSCISYPDEIEIDSLVFKLPEISDDENTYEGPSFIDMDKDLQKAFKRYLRIRGIKPSTFNFLHKYMINKHSKEDLIWMKKLKKFLEA, from the exons ATGGCTTTCACTTCCATTCTTCGTAAGTCGGCTTCTTCTTTGACCACACTCGCAAGTCAACTCGCTCGTGGCCATGGAAATTACCACTGTGCCCTCTTTACAGCCATAACCCACTCCTCTTTGAGCCCTTTGGTTCCCAACCTTCACTACTCTTCTGTTTCGAATAAGCACAGTTCTGATGAGACCCTTCTACCTGTGATTCAGTCTAAGATTCAATGCTTGCGGGAGACTGATGGTCATGGCCGc GTTGAACAGATTCCAAGtgattttccttttgaaatcgTGGATAAGCCAGGGCTTCAGACTCTAACACTGAAAAGAAAATACCAAGGTGAAGATATAGAAGTTGAAGTTCACATGCCTGATATATTTACTGGTGAAAATAATGATCATCATGATGGGAATGATAACAGTGAAAAGCCCAGACTATCTATCTTGCCACTAGTTGTTAGTGTCTCTAAGCAGATGAAACCTAGTCGAAAAGAACGTTTAGGTTTTTACCCATATAGGCTTGAGTATGGTGACAGATGTCTAGAGTTCAGTTGCATTTCTTACCCTGATGAAATTGAGATTGACAGCTTGGTATTTAAACTTCCTGAAATTTCTGATGATGAGAATACCTATGAGGGCCCTAGCTTCAT TGATATGGATAAGGACCTGCAGAAGGCTTTCAAGAGGTATTTGAGAATAAGAGGAATCAAGCCCAGCACATTTAATTTCTTGCACAAGTACATGATCAATAAGCACAGTAAAGAAGATTTGATTTGGATGAAGAAACTTAAGAAGTTCTTAGAAGCCTGA